The nucleotide sequence TACGATCCACCAGATCAGGGAGCAGTCCACCAATGGCAGGAGCTATAACCGTAACTGCCGCACTTACCGCGACAACTATACCCACGACTCCCGCTGCCAGGGTATGCCATTCAGATTCACTGACTATCAGGGAAAGAACCAGAGGCAGGGACATGTAAAACAGGACGGTATGGACCTGATAGCTTGACTCCCCATCAAGCAGCAAAGAGAGAGCCGTCATTCCAAACAAGGCGATGCCAAGGGAGAAGTTGCTGGCAAAGCGGTAGTGTCCCCGGAACAGCATGAACAGGGAAAAAACCATCGCTGTCAATATACCGGAAACCAAAACCAGACTGCTATAGTCTTTGGCGATAATATCATTAATGATAGCCACCGGCAGAAAGACGCAAATCAGCACAAGGACGATGAACACCCCCGGGACCCGGGTTTGAATGACAATTCCCTTATCCGAATACACTGTCCTGAGTTTCTCTATCATATGTTGTACTCCCGCACGTTAGAGAGGATTTGGACACGTCCAATTGAAAGGCACCTCTAAAAACTACTCTTTTTGCCCTATGCAGCGTTGTCGGGATTTCCCGCAGTCCTCTCCTGCACCAAAATAGTGTTTGGTTCAGGATGCGGGTGCTACAAAATCCCTCCGCCTTGCCTATAACAAAATACCACGTTTTTATAGGTGCCCTTATATAATATAGTATATATTATCGACATTCAATACTGTTAAGCGTGAATCTGTCAGACTTCAGATCAATTGGCTTGAACAAAGTACTTCTTTTCCCTGTGCATTGTACGCATTATCCAGATATAGGCAAGAAGACCTCCCGCGATATTCGCAAAAAAGGCGGCCCCAAAGATGCCTGCTACCCCGAAAAGGTATCGCAGTACAAGGGCAAGAGGAATGTAAAGAACAAACATACGGGTCAGGCTGACCATGGCAGAGTGCAAAGGCCGGTTCAAGCCGTTGAAGCCGGAGCTGACAATCAGCAGAATTCCATGAAAACCGTAGCTGGCCGTCACTATCAGCAGATACAAGGCGGTTATCTTAACCACCTCCGGATTAGCGGAAAAAATACCAGCTATCCGGTGTCTGCCCAGAATGACTGCCGCGACCCACAGCAGGCTCCACAGCATAGAGTAGAAAGAGGCAGCCCTGATTCCTTTGATCGCCCGGCCGTACTGCCGGGCCGCCGAATTCTGCCCGATAAAGGGAACCGTAACCGCGGCAAGGGAACGCATAAAAGCCAGCACAAAGGTTTCGATCCGGGATGCCACACCGAATCCTGCGACGGCGGCTGGGCCGTACACGGAGATAAGGCGGGTAATTATACCGACGGAAACCGGCATAATCATATTGGTGGCCATTGCCGGCAGACCCACAAAAACCAGACGCCGCCAGATTCCCAGAATTAGCATTGGACGGAGTCCAATGAAACCGATCATTTTTTCCCGGCGGGAAACAATCGTCATAGAGATTGTCAGTGTACATGCCCGCCCGATAACTGTAGCCAGGGCCGCTCCCTTTATCCCCATAGCAGGGAAAGGACCAATACCGAAGATCAGAATGGGATCAATGATGACGTTCACCGTTGCCCCGACAATCATAATAAGCGCCGGAGTACGGGTATCCCCGGTTGCCCGGAGAGCATTATTACCCAGCATTGGAAAAACCACGAAGGGCATACCGAAAAGCCAGATATTCATATAATCAAGAATAAAAGGGAGGGTCTGCCGATCAGCTCCTATTGAAATAAAAATACGGCCGAGAAGCGGCCGCAGCAGGGCAACCAGAACGAGCACAACACAAAAGCCCAGCATCAGGCTGCTGGTAACTATACGCCGCACCTCTCCGTCGTCTCCGCCGCCGATAGCCCTGGAGACCAGAGTAGATGTCCCGACTCCCAGCCCCAGGGCGATGCTGTTAACAATAAAAACCAGGGGAAAAGTAAAACTCATCGCTGCCAGGGGAATAGTCCCCAGGCGACCGACAAAGTAGGTATCCGCAAGGTTAAAAGCCACCATGCCGAGAATGCCGGCCAGCATGGGAATGGCCATTCGTAATACCAACGAGGTCGGGTCGCCGCTTGTAAGGGATGGCCGTCGTGATAAACCTGGCATTTATACTCCTGCAATGGAGTAAACAGCCTATTCATTTACTCCTTTCCGGTCAATCATCCACTGAAAAGTCTTACAATTAGTGCTTTGAAGATGACAAGAAATATTCTATTTTATAGTATACGGCAGTTACCCAGAGGAGGCTAAAATGTTTGATTGGCTCTCCGGATTCAATCCGGTTACCCAGGCTTTTTTTGCAACTCTCTTTACCTGGTTTGTCACTACTCTCGGTGCGGCGATGGTCTTCTTTTTTAAAACAGTAGAGAAAAAGTATCTTGACGGCATGCTGGGATTTGCGGCTGGAGTAATGATCGCTGCAAGTTTCTGGTCTCTGCTGGCACCGGCCATCGACTTATCTGAAGAGATGGGACTGATCATTTGGATCCCCCCGCTTGCTGGATTTCTTGCCGGTGGAGTCTTCCTCCGTCTCATAGACCTTGTACTGCCTCATCTGCATTTGGGTGACGAGATTGAAAAAGCGGAAGGGCTTCATACACAATGGAAAAAAAGCGTTCTTCTTGTGCTGGCAATTACTATGCATAATATCCCTGAAGGACTCGCGGTCGGGGTTGCCTTCGGTGCCGTCGCCGCCGGTATTCCCTCTGCATCGATGGCCGGAGCCGTAGCCCTGGCTATTGGAATCGGGTTACAGAATTTTCCCGAAGGAACTGCTATATCAGTCCCCTTACGCAGGGAGGGTATGTCCCGAGGAAAAGCATTCTTCTACGGCCAGCTTTCGGGTATCGTGGAACCGATAGCCGGAGTCCTTGGAGCAGCTCTGGTTCTATGGATGCGCCCTGTTCTGCCCTATGCACTGGCCTTCGCAGCCGGTGCCATGATTTTTGTGGTGGTAGAGGAGGCAATCCCGGAATCCCAGAATTCGGGTAATACGCACATAGCCACTTTGGGCGCGATGCTCGGCTTTGCCATTATGATGAGCCTGGATGTCGCCCTGGGTTGAGTGATGCAGGCAGATGTTCCGCAGATGGGAACCTTGTTCCACATTAGTTAACTCTTGTTTAATACAGTTCGTTACATGATACAATAGTCTAAAAGGAAACTAAAACAGATGAACTGGTCGGAAAAACCATGCCTCCATAGGCCATGCCATATAAGGACTTTGTTTTTACCGCTCATACATACACCATTCTATTCAGCAGCATGGTCATTCCGATACTTTCGTAGCCCAGATTCAGGTAATCCCGCAGGAAAATCAAGGGCGGCAGTTTCGTAGCTTGTCTTTTTCATTTGCCGAATAGTCCAGGCTGGTGAGCATGCATTATGGTGTGCAGTTTATCAGTCAATCATTAAAGAGTCTCAGTTTTCTCCCCCTCTGCCCTGCAAAAATGCCCCAGGACAATCCCGGGGCGTACGGTAAAGGAGGAACGTATTCCTGCAAGAAGAAAAAAATCATTGAAAGGGGCCTATCTCCACTTCATCGGTATCGTAGCCCAGACGGGCGGAG is from Marispirochaeta sp. and encodes:
- a CDS encoding ZIP family metal transporter; the encoded protein is MFDWLSGFNPVTQAFFATLFTWFVTTLGAAMVFFFKTVEKKYLDGMLGFAAGVMIAASFWSLLAPAIDLSEEMGLIIWIPPLAGFLAGGVFLRLIDLVLPHLHLGDEIEKAEGLHTQWKKSVLLVLAITMHNIPEGLAVGVAFGAVAAGIPSASMAGAVALAIGIGLQNFPEGTAISVPLRREGMSRGKAFFYGQLSGIVEPIAGVLGAALVLWMRPVLPYALAFAAGAMIFVVVEEAIPESQNSGNTHIATLGAMLGFAIMMSLDVALG
- a CDS encoding MATE family efflux transporter codes for the protein MPGLSRRPSLTSGDPTSLVLRMAIPMLAGILGMVAFNLADTYFVGRLGTIPLAAMSFTFPLVFIVNSIALGLGVGTSTLVSRAIGGGDDGEVRRIVTSSLMLGFCVVLVLVALLRPLLGRIFISIGADRQTLPFILDYMNIWLFGMPFVVFPMLGNNALRATGDTRTPALIMIVGATVNVIIDPILIFGIGPFPAMGIKGAALATVIGRACTLTISMTIVSRREKMIGFIGLRPMLILGIWRRLVFVGLPAMATNMIMPVSVGIITRLISVYGPAAVAGFGVASRIETFVLAFMRSLAAVTVPFIGQNSAARQYGRAIKGIRAASFYSMLWSLLWVAAVILGRHRIAGIFSANPEVVKITALYLLIVTASYGFHGILLIVSSGFNGLNRPLHSAMVSLTRMFVLYIPLALVLRYLFGVAGIFGAAFFANIAGGLLAYIWIMRTMHREKKYFVQAN